From the Butyrivibrio fibrisolvens genome, one window contains:
- a CDS encoding lipopolysaccharide biosynthesis protein, producing MFCGNNEFGIIYVRIKKGLKKDFLWNLIAEGISAGQSALILVFISACMSINDAGIFSIGYAISTIACVIGAYGVRNYQVTDVNNRYRFKSYLVARLLTIFTSLVLVCIYLGILLLRSSYTIPKAVAVILICIWKLDSIFEDVVYGMYQQRGYLALGARTYAIRLMSSTALFCILTVTGLDLISILMIVCIFSYIATLVSFKLTYPYVKGAVDTTGTNDIRNDNSRSFNGDGAYSVLTGVRQILIQCLPLAISGALGNYIGNAPKYSIDWFMDDSAQAIFGYILMPSFVILILSNSVYRPILPSLSELYNKGDGKAFGRKLSRQLLVVGAMALVILAGGFLIGIPVLSILYSTDLSPYKTEFMLLLLGGIGYALATFASAILTVMRRQNTIAICYGVCAIVCFLSSKSLITLAGFTGAVIQYDICNLFLAVMLFAVIAYSIKTKDTE from the coding sequence ATGTTTTGCGGAAATAACGAATTTGGAATAATATATGTCAGAATCAAAAAAGGATTAAAAAAAGATTTTCTATGGAATCTTATAGCTGAAGGAATAAGCGCAGGACAGTCTGCGCTTATTCTTGTTTTTATATCAGCTTGTATGAGCATCAACGATGCAGGAATATTCTCTATAGGATATGCTATATCAACGATCGCCTGTGTGATAGGTGCGTACGGTGTTCGTAATTATCAGGTCACTGATGTTAATAACAGATACAGATTTAAATCTTATCTTGTGGCAAGGTTATTAACGATATTTACAAGCCTTGTCCTTGTGTGTATATATCTGGGAATACTGCTATTACGATCCAGCTATACGATCCCCAAGGCAGTAGCTGTTATCCTCATATGTATCTGGAAGCTGGATAGCATCTTTGAAGATGTTGTATATGGCATGTACCAGCAAAGAGGGTATCTGGCATTAGGGGCAAGGACATATGCTATAAGACTTATGTCTTCAACAGCTCTATTTTGCATCCTGACAGTTACAGGACTTGATCTTATATCTATCCTGATGATCGTATGTATCTTCAGCTATATTGCGACTCTAGTGAGCTTCAAGCTGACATATCCATATGTTAAGGGCGCTGTGGATACTACCGGTACTAACGATATTAGAAATGATAATAGCAGAAGCTTTAATGGAGATGGAGCTTATAGCGTCCTTACAGGAGTCAGGCAGATCCTGATACAGTGCCTCCCGCTTGCTATAAGCGGAGCTCTTGGCAACTATATAGGCAATGCTCCAAAATATTCTATAGACTGGTTCATGGATGACAGCGCTCAAGCTATATTTGGATACATCCTCATGCCATCCTTCGTGATCCTCATCCTCAGTAACTCTGTATACAGACCCATACTTCCAAGTTTAAGTGAGTTATATAATAAGGGAGATGGCAAAGCCTTTGGCAGAAAACTTAGCAGACAGCTCTTAGTGGTCGGAGCTATGGCCCTTGTGATACTTGCAGGAGGATTTCTTATTGGAATCCCCGTTCTGTCTATCTTGTACAGCACAGACCTCTCTCCTTACAAGACCGAGTTTATGCTGCTTCTCTTAGGCGGAATAGGCTATGCACTTGCAACCTTCGCTTCAGCGATCCTGACAGTCATGAGAAGACAAAATACAATCGCTATATGTTACGGAGTATGCGCTATAGTATGCTTTCTGAGTAGCAAGAGCCTTATAACCCTGGCAGGATTTACAGGTGCAGTTATCCAGTATGACATATGCAACCTATTCCTTGCAGTTATGCTATTTGCAGTTATCGCATATTCTATAAAGACCAAAGACACAGAATAA
- the pseC gene encoding UDP-4-amino-4,6-dideoxy-N-acetyl-beta-L-altrosamine transaminase, which produces MEKLAIEGGTPVRPEKLYYGRQWVTEEDAEEVKKTLLSDYITCGPKVDEAERMLCEYTGAKYAVVVSNCTAALHLAAAVAGIGQGDELITTPLTFMASANCALYCGGRPVFADINPDTYNIDPDSIEAHITPNTKAVVAVDFTGQVVEADRIKEICKKHNLVFIEDAAHSIGSSYDGKKVGSIADMTCFSFHPVKTVTCGEGGAILTDNKEYYEKLLLLRSHGMEHDESKMLEGPHEGIWYYEQQMLGFNYRMTDIQASLLCSQLKKIDSFVARRKEIVAKYDEAFKDIPEIIVQKNTPKSDTSRHLYIIQLDLEKLNCTRRQFFDAMSAENIQCQVHYVPVYWFPYYKSLGYKEGLCPNAEKVYKGIMSIPLYPRLTDKDVDDVIHAVKKIVENYRK; this is translated from the coding sequence ATGGAAAAACTTGCAATAGAAGGCGGCACACCTGTCCGTCCTGAAAAACTCTATTATGGCCGTCAGTGGGTCACAGAAGAAGATGCAGAAGAAGTCAAAAAGACTCTTCTTAGTGACTACATAACCTGCGGTCCCAAAGTTGACGAAGCAGAGAGAATGCTCTGCGAATATACAGGAGCAAAATATGCTGTAGTTGTATCTAACTGTACAGCAGCTCTTCACCTTGCTGCAGCTGTTGCAGGCATAGGTCAGGGAGATGAACTTATCACAACTCCTCTTACGTTTATGGCAAGTGCTAACTGTGCACTGTACTGCGGCGGAAGACCTGTATTTGCAGATATCAATCCTGATACCTACAATATAGATCCTGACTCTATCGAAGCTCATATCACTCCTAACACCAAGGCAGTTGTAGCTGTTGACTTCACAGGCCAGGTAGTAGAAGCTGACCGTATCAAAGAGATATGCAAGAAGCACAATCTTGTATTCATCGAAGATGCAGCTCACTCTATAGGTTCAAGCTATGATGGCAAGAAAGTAGGCTCTATTGCAGATATGACCTGTTTTTCTTTCCATCCTGTCAAGACAGTTACTTGCGGTGAGGGCGGTGCTATCCTTACTGATAACAAAGAATATTATGAAAAGCTCCTCCTTCTTCGTTCACATGGAATGGAGCATGATGAAAGCAAGATGCTGGAAGGCCCTCACGAGGGAATCTGGTACTATGAGCAGCAGATGCTGGGATTCAACTATCGTATGACAGATATACAGGCATCACTTCTTTGCAGTCAGCTTAAGAAAATAGACTCTTTTGTAGCAAGAAGAAAAGAGATTGTTGCAAAGTACGACGAAGCCTTTAAGGATATACCTGAGATAATAGTCCAGAAGAATACTCCAAAGTCAGATACATCAAGACATCTGTATATAATACAGCTTGATCTTGAGAAATTAAACTGCACACGTCGTCAGTTCTTCGATGCTATGAGCGCTGAGAACATCCAGTGCCAGGTTCACTACGTGCCTGTTTACTGGTTCCCTTATTACAAGAGTCTTGGCTACAAAGAGGGGCTGTGTCCTAATGCAGAGAAGGTATATAAGGGTATCATGAGTATACCGCTCTATCCAAGACTTACAGACAAGGATGTAGATGATGTCATCCACGCAGTGAAAAAGATAGTGGAAAATTACCGTAAATAA
- a CDS encoding glycosyltransferase family 2 protein translates to MRRVSFVIPCYNCEKTIEAVTTEISQFAGSHDIDAQIILVDDGSADGTWKTLQGLCSKNDRIKAASFSKNFGQASAILAGLSMVSGDYVFCMDDDGQAPVEEISNFLDKIDEGYDVVFAKYNKVQQNFFRNFTSRINAWMARVLTEKPRGVETASFFCMRRYVADNMIKYDRPYPYISGLIFRITHNATNLPAQQRKRKEGRSGYTFKKLLGLWFNGFTSFSILPLRFATAMGFFFAAFGIIFAIVTIVRKLLNPAIQAGYSSTIAFLAFLGGIILFCIGEMGEYIGREYMCTSRKPQYIVRMKAGFEDKNDEVKE, encoded by the coding sequence TTGAGAAGAGTATCCTTTGTAATACCATGTTATAACTGCGAGAAGACAATAGAGGCAGTTACAACAGAGATAAGCCAGTTCGCTGGCAGTCATGATATAGATGCGCAGATAATCCTTGTGGATGACGGATCTGCAGATGGTACCTGGAAGACATTGCAGGGACTATGCAGCAAGAATGATCGCATCAAGGCAGCATCTTTTTCCAAGAACTTTGGACAGGCATCTGCGATACTTGCTGGCCTATCTATGGTATCAGGAGATTATGTGTTCTGCATGGACGATGACGGACAGGCTCCTGTTGAGGAGATCTCTAATTTCCTTGATAAAATAGATGAAGGTTATGATGTAGTCTTTGCTAAATACAATAAAGTTCAGCAGAATTTTTTCCGTAACTTTACTTCAAGGATCAATGCCTGGATGGCAAGAGTTCTTACAGAAAAGCCAAGAGGTGTTGAGACTGCAAGTTTCTTCTGCATGAGAAGGTACGTAGCTGATAATATGATCAAATATGACAGACCATATCCATATATAAGCGGTCTCATATTCCGTATCACTCACAATGCTACTAATCTCCCTGCCCAGCAGCGTAAAAGAAAAGAAGGAAGAAGCGGATATACTTTTAAAAAGCTCCTTGGACTTTGGTTCAACGGCTTTACATCTTTTTCTATACTGCCGCTTAGATTCGCTACTGCCATGGGATTTTTCTTCGCAGCATTCGGAATTATCTTTGCAATAGTGACTATAGTCAGGAAGCTCCTTAATCCCGCTATTCAGGCAGGTTACAGTTCTACGATAGCTTTCCTTGCATTCCTTGGTGGTATCATCCTCTTCTGCATAGGAGAGATGGGAGAGTATATTGGAAGAGAATATATGTGTACCAGTCGTAAGCCCCAGTATATCGTGCGTATGAAGGCTGGCTTTGAAGACAAGAATGATGAAGTAAAAGAGTAA